Proteins from one Piscinibacter lacus genomic window:
- a CDS encoding prepilin peptidase, with amino-acid sequence MDAPTLSSASQQIAPPLFLGLSVLGLAVARSDLKHRRIPNDYLLGGLLYATAIFIFFTVPGGWKLTAQALGFALLGMLMGMGLMAPALIYRQVAAGDVKFMMVIGYFLGPFGAIFALLNAALIGGLWALWIAARSGGLGNVWRNLRFMGRSLWLSGFSRVGWDLSSAGALRMPYGVALALGAWLVIAWQLGRHPAVRGALGLG; translated from the coding sequence GTGGACGCCCCCACCCTCAGCTCCGCCAGCCAGCAGATTGCGCCGCCCCTCTTCCTGGGCCTGAGCGTGCTGGGCCTGGCCGTGGCGCGCAGCGACCTGAAGCACCGCCGCATTCCCAACGACTACCTGCTGGGCGGCCTGCTCTATGCCACCGCCATCTTCATCTTCTTCACCGTGCCGGGCGGCTGGAAGCTCACCGCCCAGGCCCTGGGCTTTGCCCTGCTGGGCATGCTGATGGGCATGGGCCTGATGGCGCCGGCCCTCATCTACCGCCAGGTGGCCGCGGGCGATGTGAAGTTCATGATGGTCATCGGCTACTTCCTGGGCCCCTTCGGCGCCATCTTCGCGCTGCTGAATGCCGCCCTGATCGGCGGGCTGTGGGCGCTGTGGATCGCGGCGCGCAGCGGCGGCCTGGGCAATGTCTGGCGCAACCTGCGCTTCATGGGCCGCAGCCTGTGGCTGTCGGGCTTCAGCCGCGTGGGCTGGGATCTCTCCAGTGCCGGCGCCCTGCGCATGCCCTATGGCGTGGCCCTGGCCCTGGGCGCCTGGCTGGTGATCGCCTGGCAACTGGGCCGCCACCCGGCCGTGCGCGGGGCGCTGGGCCTGGGCTGA
- the cpaB gene encoding Flp pilus assembly protein CpaB — translation MATSPLPRRRRGTSPLILPLAALVLAAVGGAIWYFTRGEPARPAAPVRPAGTVAVPVAVRALPKGTEMEGPGLIRPMYLRPEQVPPDAILQPNSLLNRVTQVSLRPGEYFSEGKLAPVGAPNGFSGLLRPGFRMVVMNAGALGGVSRFLREGDVVDIVATSGGAPGGRNRNNTNLVATGNSLQPGTPAPSVRNAQANAANAATEQGLALVAQAVRVVIAPPPPPRQQQRNRRAPPPSQEMALEVHEDDAPTLQLAMVSGRVLQVVHRPFNDVERVDPTEARLARMPRDPRVIEIIEGGGRRTVAASYDE, via the coding sequence ATGGCGACTTCCCCCCTTCCGCGCCGCAGGCGCGGCACGAGCCCGCTGATCCTGCCCCTGGCCGCCCTGGTGCTGGCGGCGGTGGGCGGCGCGATCTGGTACTTCACCCGAGGCGAGCCGGCCCGGCCGGCCGCCCCGGTGCGGCCGGCCGGCACGGTGGCCGTGCCGGTGGCCGTGCGCGCCCTGCCCAAGGGCACGGAGATGGAGGGGCCGGGCCTCATCCGCCCCATGTACCTGCGGCCCGAGCAGGTGCCACCGGATGCCATCCTGCAGCCCAATTCGCTGCTGAACCGGGTGACGCAGGTTTCGCTGCGGCCGGGCGAGTACTTCAGCGAAGGCAAGCTGGCGCCGGTGGGGGCGCCCAATGGCTTCTCGGGCCTGCTGCGGCCGGGCTTTCGCATGGTGGTGATGAATGCGGGGGCGCTGGGCGGGGTGTCGCGCTTTTTGCGTGAAGGCGATGTGGTGGACATCGTCGCCACCTCGGGCGGGGCGCCGGGCGGGCGCAACCGCAACAACACCAACCTGGTGGCCACGGGCAACAGCCTGCAACCGGGCACGCCTGCACCCTCGGTGCGGAATGCCCAGGCCAATGCGGCCAATGCCGCCACCGAACAGGGCCTGGCCCTGGTGGCCCAGGCGGTGCGGGTGGTGATTGCCCCGCCGCCGCCGCCGCGCCAACAACAACGCAACCGCCGCGCGCCGCCGCCCAGCCAAGAGATGGCGCTGGAAGTGCATGAGGACGATGCGCCCACCCTGCAACTGGCGATGGTGAGCGGCCGGGTGCTGCAAGTGGTGCACCGGCCCTTCAACGATGTGGAGCGGGTGGACCCGACGGAAGCCCGGCTGGCACGCATGCCGCGCGATCCGCGGGTGATCGAGATCATCGAAGGCGGCGGTCGCCGCACGGTGGCGGCAAGCTACGACGAATGA
- a CDS encoding TspO/MBR family protein gives MSARRGWRRAPVAVAAGVALLTALLGGAVTDVGPWYQALKQPAWKPPDFLFGPAWTLIYTLTAWAAVRCWDAAPDAAARRAVLRDFGLNAGLNLAWSVIFFGLRRPDWALVEVVLLWLSVAWLVGRSRRVPGCTLMLLPYLLWVAFAGALNAAIVFPGA, from the coding sequence ATGAGTGCGCGGCGCGGATGGCGCCGCGCCCCCGTCGCCGTCGCGGCGGGCGTGGCCCTGCTCACCGCCCTGCTCGGCGGCGCCGTCACCGATGTCGGCCCCTGGTACCAGGCCCTCAAGCAGCCCGCCTGGAAGCCGCCGGATTTCCTCTTCGGCCCGGCCTGGACGCTCATCTACACCCTCACCGCCTGGGCCGCCGTGCGCTGCTGGGATGCCGCGCCCGATGCCGCCGCGCGCCGCGCCGTGCTGCGCGACTTCGGCCTCAACGCCGGCCTGAACCTCGCCTGGAGCGTGATCTTCTTCGGCCTGCGCCGGCCCGACTGGGCCCTGGTCGAGGTCGTGCTGCTCTGGCTCTCCGTCGCCTGGCTGGTGGGGCGCAGCCGCCGGGTGCCGGGCTGCACCCTGATGCTGCTGCCCTACCTGCTCTGGGTCGCCTTCGCCGGCGCGCTCAACGCCGCCATCGTCTTCCCGGGGGCCTGA
- a CDS encoding Flp family type IVb pilin, producing MLQSIKKFLKDEEGQSMVEYGITLGGIAAVSYIAVVVLGDKTADLYAWMANHLPGGEADEGLAQVRLTADGLVGLDEDGAEYRFAERTSDAATQGTSTLNYTMNATLGGGSAYEAGDGGWNVVTDVNASGIEPGL from the coding sequence ATGCTGCAATCCATCAAGAAGTTCCTGAAGGACGAAGAAGGCCAGTCGATGGTCGAGTACGGCATCACCCTCGGCGGCATCGCCGCGGTGTCCTACATCGCCGTCGTCGTGCTGGGCGACAAGACCGCCGACCTCTACGCCTGGATGGCCAACCACCTGCCGGGCGGCGAAGCCGACGAAGGTCTGGCCCAAGTGCGCCTGACCGCTGATGGCCTGGTGGGCCTGGACGAAGATGGCGCTGAGTACCGCTTCGCCGAGCGCACCAGCGATGCTGCGACTCAAGGCACTTCGACGCTGAACTACACCATGAACGCCACCCTGGGTGGCGGTTCCGCGTATGAGGCGGGCGATGGTGGTTGGAACGTTGTGACCGACGTCAACGCCTCCGGTATCGAACCGGGCCTCTGA
- a CDS encoding O-antigen ligase family protein, giving the protein MPAEALHPGPAPAGPAPGAAPATEGRLPARAVACLIAFAMIVPVLWGSSTKPHASFMHQLVCVLAWCGVLMLLPRAQPDLAARSRRNLPLAAALAALGLCWLAAAAQGFTGRAAELLVMGLGLLLMLSAARQGRPEQALTPLAWGLWLGGLFSVGVIGHQHFFPCRGDGHILALNLTGRAYGNLRQPNLMATYLVLALLAGGWLASQGRLGAQAGMRRALALVGGLGLVLALAMTASRTGLLVLLLLPAWAAFDRRLPRGLRLALGSTPLVYALAFALLSVAPRMAPPATCKPLPPVGSLARQQALADRHAAQASATATPSARAAAPAGAASADEAAEDEAAFAEGEAAEAPGFIGTQRLQITGDISSGRRGIWADALRLIREQPLSGVGWNRFNLAWTLSPGMQWRGGLLTHAHNLPLHLAAELGLPLAGTVLGLLAWALWRGSRLMPRSPAATVAALMLAALLLHSLLEYPLWYAYFLLPACWLLGALLGPLGLAPQALPADPAGAAAQASVAVPTPAPRAWGLRANLGLLAALAALAGWRDYRLLEPILTIQDPKARLEAVRQAERGPIYGHYASYLLLKHPRAVPQPVQFSVALSQGLDVRLLRAYAIALARAGRLDDATYVSQRLREFDWREDVQRMFAACATAEAGRHFYCRREPLPGPWRRALP; this is encoded by the coding sequence CCGCCCCGGCGACCGAGGGGCGCCTGCCGGCCCGCGCGGTCGCCTGCCTCATCGCCTTCGCGATGATCGTGCCGGTGCTTTGGGGCAGTTCCACCAAGCCGCATGCCTCCTTCATGCACCAGCTTGTCTGCGTGCTGGCCTGGTGCGGCGTGCTCATGCTGCTGCCCCGCGCCCAGCCCGATCTCGCCGCCCGCAGCCGCCGCAACCTGCCCCTGGCCGCCGCCCTGGCCGCCCTGGGCCTGTGCTGGCTCGCCGCCGCGGCCCAGGGCTTCACCGGCCGGGCGGCCGAGCTGCTCGTCATGGGCCTGGGCCTGCTGCTCATGCTCAGCGCCGCCCGCCAGGGCCGGCCCGAGCAGGCGCTCACCCCCCTGGCCTGGGGCCTGTGGCTGGGCGGCCTGTTCAGCGTCGGGGTGATCGGCCACCAGCACTTCTTCCCCTGCCGGGGCGATGGCCACATCCTCGCCCTCAACCTCACCGGCCGGGCCTACGGCAACCTGCGCCAGCCCAACCTCATGGCCACCTACCTGGTGCTGGCCCTGCTGGCCGGCGGCTGGCTCGCCAGCCAGGGCCGGCTGGGCGCGCAGGCCGGCATGCGCCGCGCCCTGGCCCTGGTGGGCGGCCTGGGCCTGGTGCTGGCCCTGGCCATGACGGCTTCGCGCACCGGCCTGCTCGTCCTGCTGCTGCTCCCCGCCTGGGCCGCTTTCGACCGCCGCCTGCCGCGCGGCCTGCGCCTGGCCCTGGGCAGCACGCCCCTGGTCTATGCCCTGGCCTTCGCCCTGCTCAGCGTCGCGCCGCGCATGGCCCCGCCTGCCACCTGCAAGCCCTTGCCGCCGGTCGGCAGCCTGGCGCGCCAGCAAGCACTGGCCGACCGCCATGCCGCCCAGGCCTCCGCCACCGCCACACCGTCCGCCCGCGCCGCCGCACCGGCCGGCGCTGCATCCGCTGACGAAGCCGCCGAAGACGAAGCTGCCTTCGCCGAGGGCGAGGCCGCCGAAGCCCCCGGCTTCATCGGCACCCAGCGCTTGCAGATCACCGGCGACATCAGCAGCGGGCGCCGTGGCATCTGGGCCGATGCGCTCCGCCTCATCCGCGAGCAGCCGCTCAGCGGCGTGGGCTGGAACCGCTTCAACCTCGCCTGGACGCTCAGCCCCGGCATGCAGTGGCGCGGCGGCTTGCTCACCCACGCCCACAACCTGCCCCTGCACCTGGCGGCCGAGCTGGGCCTGCCCCTGGCCGGTACCGTGCTGGGCCTGCTGGCCTGGGCCCTGTGGCGCGGCAGCCGCCTGATGCCGCGCAGCCCGGCCGCCACCGTGGCCGCCCTCATGCTGGCCGCCCTGCTGCTGCACAGCCTGCTGGAGTACCCGCTCTGGTACGCCTACTTCCTGCTGCCCGCCTGCTGGCTGCTCGGCGCCCTGCTGGGGCCGCTGGGCCTCGCCCCGCAAGCCCTGCCGGCCGACCCGGCCGGGGCCGCGGCCCAAGCGTCCGTCGCCGTGCCGACCCCCGCCCCCCGGGCCTGGGGCCTGCGCGCCAACCTGGGCCTGCTGGCCGCCCTGGCCGCGCTGGCCGGCTGGCGCGACTACCGCCTGCTCGAACCCATCCTCACCATCCAGGATCCGAAGGCCCGCCTGGAGGCGGTGCGCCAGGCCGAACGCGGGCCGATCTACGGCCACTACGCCAGCTACCTGCTGCTCAAGCACCCGCGCGCCGTGCCCCAGCCCGTGCAGTTCTCGGTGGCGCTCAGCCAGGGGTTGGATGTGCGCCTGCTGCGCGCATACGCGATCGCCCTGGCCCGCGCCGGCCGGCTGGACGATGCCACCTACGTCAGCCAGCGCCTGCGCGAATTCGACTGGCGCGAAGACGTGCAGCGCATGTTCGCCGCCTGCGCCACGGCCGAGGCCGGGCGTCACTTCTACTGCCGCCGCGAGCCCCTGCCCGGCCCCTGGCGCCGCGCCCTGCCCTGA
- a CDS encoding sigma-54-dependent transcriptional regulator has product MNSSSPTPPAEPSGPALLIVDDEALFARAAARHLGRAGYACQVAGSLQEARTQLQRQPPALVLLDMRLPDGHGFELLAAHPPGESAERPSFIMLTAYGELEDAVEAMKLGAADYVKKPVDLDELRLVVEKTLSTAQLRRRVDYSRERSVHALDEVQMLGDSPALRAAREQLEALGRLAPRAGIAPPTVLLLGETGTGKDVAARVLHRSGPLRERPFVQIDCASLPRELIEAELFGHEKGAYTGAQARRVGLIEAAEDGTVFLDELGELGLELQAKLLNVLERRVVRRVGAVREQPVSARFVAGTNRDLAAMVAAGQFRADLYYRLNVISVTLPPLRRREADVLLLARHFALQTARRYGLPDPVLLPEAEAALRHYAWPGNVRELRHLIERAVLLGGGAPLGAAGLGLPAAEPAAAPATTPALTPADLAAPARAGAEAGALDAMTLEEAERHLVERALARCRGNVSEAARQLGITRMALRYRLEKWRAFGPAERPEGA; this is encoded by the coding sequence ATGAACAGCAGCAGCCCCACCCCGCCCGCCGAGCCCAGCGGCCCGGCCCTGCTCATCGTCGACGACGAAGCCCTCTTCGCCCGCGCCGCCGCCCGCCACCTGGGCCGCGCCGGCTACGCCTGCCAGGTCGCCGGCAGCCTGCAGGAAGCCCGCACCCAGCTCCAGCGCCAGCCGCCCGCCCTGGTGCTGCTCGACATGCGCCTGCCCGACGGCCACGGCTTCGAGCTGCTCGCCGCCCACCCGCCGGGCGAATCGGCCGAGCGGCCCAGCTTCATCATGCTCACCGCCTACGGCGAGCTGGAAGACGCCGTCGAAGCCATGAAGCTCGGCGCCGCCGACTATGTGAAGAAACCGGTCGATCTCGACGAACTGCGCCTCGTCGTCGAGAAGACCCTCTCCACCGCCCAGCTCCGGCGGCGGGTGGACTACTCGCGCGAGCGCAGCGTCCACGCGCTCGACGAAGTGCAGATGCTCGGCGACAGCCCCGCCCTGCGCGCCGCCCGCGAACAGCTCGAAGCCCTGGGCCGCCTCGCCCCGCGCGCCGGCATCGCCCCGCCCACCGTGCTGCTGCTCGGCGAGACCGGCACCGGCAAGGACGTCGCCGCCCGCGTGCTGCACCGCAGCGGCCCCCTGCGCGAGCGGCCCTTTGTGCAAATCGACTGCGCCTCGCTGCCGCGCGAGCTGATCGAAGCCGAACTCTTCGGCCACGAGAAAGGCGCCTACACCGGCGCCCAGGCGCGCCGCGTCGGCCTCATCGAAGCCGCCGAGGACGGCACCGTCTTCCTCGACGAACTCGGCGAGCTCGGCCTCGAACTCCAGGCCAAGCTGCTCAATGTGCTGGAGCGCCGCGTCGTGCGCCGCGTCGGCGCCGTGCGCGAGCAACCCGTCAGCGCCCGCTTCGTCGCCGGCACCAACCGCGACCTGGCCGCCATGGTCGCCGCCGGCCAGTTCCGGGCCGACCTCTACTACCGCCTCAACGTCATCAGCGTCACCCTGCCGCCGCTGCGCCGGCGCGAGGCCGACGTGCTCCTGCTCGCCCGCCACTTCGCCCTGCAGACCGCGCGCCGCTACGGCCTGCCCGACCCCGTGCTGCTGCCCGAGGCCGAAGCCGCCCTGCGCCACTACGCCTGGCCCGGCAATGTGCGCGAGCTGCGCCACCTCATCGAACGCGCCGTGCTGCTCGGCGGCGGCGCGCCACTGGGTGCGGCCGGCCTGGGCCTGCCGGCGGCCGAGCCCGCCGCTGCGCCCGCCACCACGCCCGCCCTAACGCCCGCCGATTTGGCCGCGCCCGCCCGCGCAGGCGCCGAGGCCGGCGCCCTCGACGCCATGACCCTCGAAGAAGCCGAGCGCCACCTCGTCGAACGCGCCCTCGCCCGCTGCCGCGGCAATGTCTCGGAAGCCGCGCGCCAGCTCGGCATCACCCGCATGGCCCTGCGCTACCGGCTGGAGAAGTGGCGCGCCTTCGGCCCGGCCGAACGGCCCGAAGGCGCATAA
- a CDS encoding geranylgeranyl diphosphate reductase, with amino-acid sequence MNPSRPATASSAAAAPVNLRPAVLVVGGGPAGATAAHDLAREGLSVLLLDRAGRIKPCGGAVPPRLIRDFEIPDHLIVAKARAARMISPVGRQVDIPIEGGYVGMVDREVFDEWLRDRAAQAGAQRLNGHFERLEREPDGSARVICRDAQGETFVVHPRHIVGADGARSQIALQAVPKAEGGRFVFAYHEVLKRPQPEPAGYDGSRCDVYYRGSLSPDFYGWVFPHGDTLSVGSGSADKGWSLRASVGRLREAAGLEGCELLRREGAPIPLKPLPRWDNGRDVVLAGDAAGVVAPASGEGIYYAMLGGRLAAEAVSRAIVHADGRQLAYARKAFMRDHRKVFWILGIMQRFWYVSDKRRERFVSICADRDVQQLTFESYMNKALVRARPMAHVRIFFKDLAHLLGLIRA; translated from the coding sequence ATGAACCCGTCCCGCCCCGCCACCGCTTCGAGCGCCGCCGCAGCCCCTGTCAACCTGCGACCCGCCGTGCTCGTCGTCGGCGGCGGGCCGGCCGGCGCCACCGCCGCGCACGACCTGGCCCGCGAAGGCCTCAGCGTGCTGCTGCTCGACCGCGCCGGCCGCATCAAGCCCTGTGGCGGCGCCGTGCCGCCACGGCTGATCCGCGACTTCGAGATCCCCGACCACCTCATCGTCGCCAAGGCCCGGGCCGCGCGCATGATCTCGCCGGTCGGCCGGCAGGTCGACATTCCCATCGAGGGCGGCTACGTCGGCATGGTCGACCGCGAGGTCTTCGACGAATGGCTGCGCGATCGCGCCGCCCAGGCCGGCGCCCAGCGCCTCAACGGCCACTTCGAGCGCCTGGAGCGCGAGCCCGACGGCAGCGCCCGCGTCATCTGCCGCGACGCCCAGGGCGAGACCTTCGTCGTCCACCCCCGCCACATCGTCGGCGCCGACGGCGCGCGCTCGCAGATCGCCCTGCAAGCCGTGCCGAAGGCCGAAGGCGGCCGCTTCGTCTTCGCCTACCACGAGGTGCTCAAGCGCCCGCAGCCCGAACCCGCCGGCTACGACGGCAGCCGCTGCGATGTCTATTACCGCGGCAGCCTCTCGCCCGACTTCTACGGCTGGGTCTTCCCGCACGGCGACACCCTCAGCGTCGGCAGCGGCAGCGCCGACAAGGGCTGGTCGCTGCGCGCCTCGGTCGGCCGGCTGCGCGAGGCGGCCGGGCTGGAGGGCTGCGAGCTGCTGCGTCGCGAAGGCGCGCCCATCCCGCTCAAGCCCCTGCCGCGCTGGGACAACGGCCGCGACGTGGTCCTGGCCGGTGATGCCGCCGGCGTCGTCGCCCCCGCCTCGGGCGAAGGCATCTACTACGCCATGCTCGGCGGGCGGCTTGCGGCCGAAGCCGTGTCCCGCGCCATCGTCCATGCCGATGGCCGGCAACTCGCCTACGCCCGCAAGGCCTTCATGCGCGATCACCGCAAGGTCTTCTGGATCCTCGGCATCATGCAGCGCTTCTGGTACGTCAGCGACAAGCGCCGCGAACGCTTCGTGAGCATCTGCGCCGACCGCGACGTGCAGCAACTCACCTTCGAGTCCTACATGAACAAGGCCCTGGTCCGCGCCCGCCCCATGGCGCATGTGCGCATCTTCTTCAAGGACCTCGCCCACCTGCTCGGCCTGATCCGGGCATGA
- a CDS encoding sensor histidine kinase: MSFEWFGPARSLRRFQSRISLGYVLLIVFSGVLGLLGTRPWEAVSSEISRLAALESEVYAIRGTLYRQVKEVFDDILLGDPSARNEYGAFTRGIEKRFDQLEQQLRHSEEMRLARELRDAYGEVLRISETLMRNTRPGPEGQLPAETQSILRLMHTEIESGAFQHYEDALARFEALLQRQHAEQTRQLAFLTRWVPVVLALTLALAALLMVYSSAHLRRHFSRPLGDVLDATRRIRDGDLAHRVPDRGTTELRSLAQGINAMAAELAASRQALVQSERQAVLGALIPVVAHNIRNPLASIRATAQIADTPGLPADTREALADIIGASDRLAAWTHALLSYLHPLQPRPVATDLRQVADQALALHAAVLDGRQITIERMGWSQPLVVAIDPELLEQAVSALIVNAAEASPPGAPLSLALGAHADEAWLSVRDRGPGWRGPPALHGLPPLPSSKPGGSGLGLPFCTKVCESHGGRLEFLSPSSGGTEARIRLPRRPGTPLSAWAATAEAEADPAAPQGTAAQGTTAPLSAALHTAFHAWAQRYASSFDRPRR; this comes from the coding sequence ATGAGCTTTGAATGGTTCGGTCCGGCCCGCTCGCTGCGGCGCTTCCAGAGCCGCATCTCGCTGGGCTATGTGCTGCTGATCGTCTTCAGCGGCGTGCTCGGCCTGCTCGGCACCCGGCCCTGGGAGGCGGTCTCCAGCGAGATCAGCCGCCTCGCCGCGCTGGAATCCGAGGTCTATGCCATCCGCGGCACCCTCTACCGCCAGGTCAAGGAAGTCTTCGACGACATCCTGCTCGGCGACCCCAGCGCCCGCAATGAATACGGCGCCTTCACCCGCGGTATCGAGAAGCGCTTCGACCAACTGGAGCAGCAGCTCCGCCATTCCGAGGAAATGCGCCTGGCCCGCGAGCTGCGCGATGCCTACGGCGAGGTGCTGCGCATCAGCGAAACCCTGATGCGCAACACCCGGCCGGGGCCGGAGGGCCAGCTCCCGGCCGAGACGCAGTCCATCCTGCGCCTCATGCACACCGAGATCGAGTCCGGCGCCTTCCAGCACTACGAAGACGCGCTCGCCCGCTTCGAGGCCCTGCTCCAGCGCCAGCATGCCGAGCAGACCCGCCAGCTCGCCTTCCTCACCCGCTGGGTGCCGGTGGTGCTCGCCCTCACCCTGGCCCTGGCCGCTTTGCTGATGGTCTATTCCAGCGCCCACCTGCGGCGCCACTTCAGCCGGCCGCTGGGCGATGTGCTCGATGCCACCCGCCGCATCCGCGACGGCGACCTCGCCCACCGCGTGCCCGACCGCGGCACCACCGAGCTGCGCAGCCTCGCCCAGGGCATCAATGCCATGGCCGCCGAGCTGGCCGCCAGCCGCCAGGCCCTGGTGCAGTCCGAACGGCAGGCCGTGCTGGGCGCGCTCATCCCCGTGGTGGCGCACAACATCCGCAACCCCCTGGCCAGCATCCGCGCCACCGCCCAAATTGCCGATACGCCCGGCCTGCCGGCCGACACCCGCGAGGCCCTGGCCGACATCATCGGCGCCAGCGACCGCCTTGCCGCCTGGACGCACGCCCTGCTCTCCTACCTGCATCCCCTGCAACCGCGGCCCGTCGCCACCGACCTGCGCCAGGTCGCCGACCAGGCCCTGGCCCTGCATGCCGCCGTGCTCGACGGCCGCCAGATCACCATCGAGCGCATGGGCTGGAGCCAGCCCCTGGTCGTGGCGATCGACCCCGAGCTGCTGGAACAGGCCGTCAGCGCCCTCATCGTCAACGCCGCCGAAGCCTCGCCCCCCGGCGCCCCCCTCAGCCTCGCCCTGGGCGCCCATGCCGACGAAGCCTGGCTCAGCGTCCGCGACCGCGGCCCCGGCTGGCGCGGCCCGCCCGCCCTGCACGGCCTGCCGCCCCTGCCCAGCAGCAAGCCCGGCGGCAGCGGCCTCGGCCTGCCCTTCTGCACCAAGGTCTGCGAAAGCCATGGTGGCCGGCTCGAATTCCTCAGCCCGTCCAGCGGCGGCACCGAAGCCCGCATCCGCCTGCCGCGCCGGCCCGGCACGCCCCTGTCCGCCTGGGCCGCCACCGCGGAGGCCGAAGCCGACCCCGCCGCCCCCCAAGGCACCGCTGCCCAAGGCACCACCGCCCCCCTCAGCGCCGCCCTGCACACCGCCTTCCACGCCTGGGCGCAGCGCTACGCCAGCAGCTTCGACCGACCCCGCCGATGA